Part of the Sulfurimonas denitrificans DSM 1251 genome is shown below.
CACCGCTAGCTCTAAGCATCGGTCCTGAACAGCCCCATGAGAGCGCCATCTCTTTAGATATTACACCAACTTCTTCCATTCTCATAAGCCAGATACGGTTAGTATCTAGTAAATCTTCATAATCTTTTATATTTTGTGGAAGTTTATCTAGGAATGTTTTTAATTGAGTAATAAATGTATCTTGAATATCTAATGGAACTCCCCCGATACGAATAGCAGCATGTGTAAGTCTAGCACCACAATACCCCTCCATAATATCCATAAGATACTCTCTCTCACGGAATGCAAAAAGAAAAACTGTCATAGCACCTATATCAAGCGCAGTTGTTGCCAACCAGAAAAGGTGACTCATAAGACGGTTTATCTCAAGGAGCATCATACGGATAACTTTTGCACGGCGAGGAACTTCAAGACCTATGAGTCTCTCAACTGCAAGTGCAAATCCATAATTATTTGCGGATGAAGCGATATAATCCATACGGTCGGTTGTTGGCATAAACTCGTTATAAATCATATTTTCAGCCATCTTCTCCATACCACGGTGAAGATAACCGATATCTGGATGAGCCTTTACTATCATCTCTTGTTGAAGATGAAGCATAAGACGAAGTTGTCCATGAGCTGAGGGATGTTGTGGACCGAAATTTAGAATCATCTCATTGTCTTCTCTATCAAAAGTGATATTTTCAAAAAACGGGGTTAATCTATTTTTTACTTGCATTTTATTATTTCCACCTATCTTTGAGGATCGTCAACAACGACCGAATCTTTTTTATCAAATTTCTTAATCATAAATACACCACCTTCTTCTTGGTAGTTCTCTTCATTTTTAGGCTCATTACCAGTAATTTTTGTCCCCTTAGGCACTTCATAACCTAAGCGTGCAAATCTCTGGCTATCATATCTATCTACCTTAGCAGTATCACGAAGTTCAGGTCCGATAACATCACGTGCCTCTT
Proteins encoded:
- the nuoD gene encoding NADH dehydrogenase (quinone) subunit D — protein: MQVKNRLTPFFENITFDREDNEMILNFGPQHPSAHGQLRLMLHLQQEMIVKAHPDIGYLHRGMEKMAENMIYNEFMPTTDRMDYIASSANNYGFALAVERLIGLEVPRRAKVIRMMLLEINRLMSHLFWLATTALDIGAMTVFLFAFREREYLMDIMEGYCGARLTHAAIRIGGVPLDIQDTFITQLKTFLDKLPQNIKDYEDLLDTNRIWLMRMEEVGVISKEMALSWGCSGPMLRASGVAWDIRKEEPYELYDEVEFRVPYSDKGDNFARYRIYMEEMRESAKILYQTIDMYEKCVKDNQTELMAHAPKYISAPKLDIMTQNYSLMQHFVLVTQGMRPPVGEVYVATESPKGELGFYINSQGGPYPYRLKLRAPSFWHTGILTDILPGHYIPDVVSIIGTTNIVFGEVDR